In Verrucomicrobiia bacterium, the DNA window AGGGCGCTCAGAATGCTACGGTCAGCAAGACGATTCTTCCAGAATGCCAGTTCGTGAGGATCTGTTTTGTCTCCAAACATAGCGCGACCTCGGCTCAGGAGGCGTCACTCCCATACAATCGCACATTTCACCTACTTCTTGTAGTAGTCGGGAACGACGATCTTGCCGGCGATGATCTCGGCTTTCAATTCATCGGCGCGCTTGCGGACGGATTCCGCGAGGATCTTCTCGTTGTATTGATCGATGGAATAATCGACGCCCTTGTCGGCCAGACCGAAACGTTTGGCGCCGGCGGTGAACTTGCCGGCCTTGGCCTCGGCGATGGTCGTGAAGACGGCCAGGTCCACCCGCTTGAGCATACTGGTCAGGATCACGCCGGGTTTGGTCCAGTCCTGGTTTGAGTCACAGCCGATGGCGAGCTTCTTCTTTTCCTCGGCGGCATCGAAGACCCCGAAGCCGGAGGCGCCCGCCGCGGCGAAGATGACGTCCACGCCGCCGTCGTATTGCACCATGGCCAGTTCTTTGCCTTTCGGCGGATTATTCCAGGCCGCACTGGTCACACCGCAGTAGTTGGCCGTCACGGTAGCCTGCGGGTTGATCTTTTTCGCACCCGCTTCATAACCCATTTCGAAGCGGCGAATCAGGGGTACATCCATTCCGCCGACGAAACCGACCTTTCCCGTCTTGCTGGTCAGGGCAGCGATGGCGCCAACGATATAAGCGCCTTCGTGCTCTTCAAAGAGAAGCGAGCGCACGTTGGGGGCGTTCACGTCGGCGTCCACGATGGCAAAATGTTTCTCGGGAAACTGCGCCGCGATCTTCTTGATCGCTTCCTTCTGCGCGAAACCGATGCCGATGATCAGGTCATAATCCTTTTGCGCGAAAGCGCGCAGCAACGGTTCGAAGGCATTGTCGTCGCTGGCTTCGACGTACTTGAGGGTAATCCCCTGCTCCTTCTTCGCCCTCATCGCCCCCTCATACGCCGAGGCGTTGAAAGATTTGTCATCCTTGCCGCCGCGATCGAGGACCAGCCCGACTTTGAAATCCGCAAAAGCTGATGGTAACGCAAACCCGAGCACCGCCATCCACAGGAGCGTTGTGCGCCCGCACTTCCTCAGACCTGCCTCAGGGAAAGTTCGCATGATTCCCTGTTGTAGGCTTAAAGGGCCGTGGGGTCAAGATACAGATGGCCCCTCGTCGACGCCTCACGCGGCCGGCGTCTTCTGCTCGTGCATACCGAGTTGTTTGACACCGTCGAAGATGTACCAGATGCCCGAGACGAGTGTGAAGAAACCGGCGGCGTACAGCGGCCATTCGAAGGACGGACGATCCACCCGCAGCAGCACCCAACCGAGAGTGATCATCTGGAAGAACGTGGCGCACTTGCCGACGATGCGCGGCCGCGCGGTCACGTGGCCGGCCAGCATATGGATCAACACCGTGCCGCCCAGCAGAATCACGTCACGACTAACGACGAGCACCGGAAGCCACAACGGCAGTTGGTCGAAGGGCGTGCCGTCCTTGAATCGGATGCTCAGGAGAATCAGGGCGGAGATCAGCAGCATCTTGTCCGCGAGTGGATCAAGGAACGTGCCCAGTTCGCTCTTCTGGTGATAACGGCGCGCGATATAGCCGTCCACGCCGTCGGAGATCGCGGCCACCGCGAAGACCGTAAAGGCCAGGACCCGCTCCCATTCGTGTTCCTGGTCCTTCTGGTAGTCACGGATGTAATCCAGCGCCAGCCACACGAAAATGGGGATCAACAGAATGCGCGCAATCGTGATTTTGTTCGGCAGCGTCATGTCAGGAAGGATTCTTTAGCAAATGTCTTCCCCTCTCCCCTTGAGGGAGAGGGTTAGGGTGAGGGGTGCAGTTTTCTAACGTCACGTAAATCACATTGAGCACACCTTCAAATTCATCAAACACTTGATTATTCCAAAATCGTAAAACCGTCACGCCTTCCTGTTTCAGATATTCATCCCGTTGCTCGTCTTGAATGATTCCTTTTGCCCCGCCGTGCTGTCCACCATCCAACTCAATGGCCAATTTTAATTCCGCGCAATAAAAATCCAGAATGTAAGGACCAAATGACTGTTGGCGACGAAACTTGGCTCCCAAAACCTGGCGGTTTCGCAGATGGGACCAAAGTTTCTTCTCAGCCTCTGTCGGATTGTGACGGAGAGCTTTCATTAACGATTTGTTCTGCGTTTTCAACGTCTCAACACCCCTCACCTTAATCCTCTCCCCCAAGGGGAGAGGAAATCACAATTCATTCTAATTCCGCTTGTCTTTCAATTCTTACACTTCGCTGCGAAATTTCTCCGCGCCGCGACGCAAACGGGCGAGCACGCGGTCGCGACCAAGCACCTCCAACATATGATACAGCGATGGACCGGCCGATTTGCCGCTGACCGCGACCCGGCATGGGTGAATAAATTCGCCCGTCTTGATACCCATCTCCGTCGCGAGCGCCTTCAATGCAATTTCGAGGCTGGCCGCGTCCCACACGGAAATGGCGGAGAACTTGTCGGCCAGCTTCAACAATCGCTCACTGGTCTGTGGGGCGCTGCAGGATTTCTTTACCGCTTCGGGGTCGAACGGGTAGTCCTCCGTGAAGAAATAATTGATCCAGTCCGGAAGTTCCTTCAGGAGTTTGATCTTCTCTTTGACGAGGCCGAGCACCTTTGGATCGTCGCGGCCACCCGTGAACGGTCGCGCCAGGGCGGCGAAGCGGTCAAGCGGCAGGGCGCGAATGTACTCGCCGTTCATCCATAACAATTTCGTGGAATCGAAACGCGCGTTGTTCCGCAGAATCTGCGGCAGATCGAAAAGTTTGACGACCTCTTCAATCGGCATCACTTCGCGATTATCCTTCGGGGACCAACCGAGCAGGCACAGATAATTTCGCACCGCTTCGGGAACGTACCCGTCTTCTACGTACGTCTGCAACGACGCCAGCCGCACGTTCGCGAGATCGGGATCGCTCTTGCTCATCTTCGTGCCGTTGGCATTCAGGATCATCGGAAGGTGCGCGTATTGTGGCGGCTCAACGCCGAATCCCCGGAATAGCGCGATGTGCTTGGGCGTGTTCGAAAGAAGGTCCTCCCCGCGGATCACATGGGTGATTTTCATTTCCATGTCGTCCACGACGTTCACGAAATGAAACACCGGATGGCCGTCGCTACGAACGATGACAAAATCCGGATTGAGCGCTTCCGTTTCGTTCAATTGACGCACCACGCGGCCGGCGATGAGGTCGTCCACTACAACCGGCTCGCGCGCCATCTTGAACCAAACGGCGCCTTCGCGCTCGTAGGCGAGTCCTTTATCCATCAACTCGCTCACACGGCGCCGGTAAATTTCCGCGCGTTGGGATTGGAAATACGGACCGTAGGGACCGCCTTTCTCCGGTCCCTCATCCCAATCCAGCCCCAGCCAACGCAGTCCGTCCAGATTGGCGCGCAGCGATTGCTCCGTGTTGCGCGCCGCGTCGGTGTCCTCGATACGCAGTACAAATGTGCCGCCTGTGTGACGGGCGTAGAGCCAGTTGAACAACGCGGTGCGCATGCCCCCGATATGGGGGGAACCTGTGGGACTCGGCGCATACCTGACTCGGAAGCTCATGGTCGGCGCAAAATAGCAGACGGCGCGCAGGTGCGGCAAGACACAATCCCTCCCCGTGGTTTAATAGGCGCCTGAGTGTGTCTGAAGGTACAGGATGCGCACTGCTAGCGCCAGGGCGAGCAACAGTGTGAACCAGGCGAGGATAAAGCCCGTGTAATAAAATGTGAGCGGCCTCGCCCGCGCGCAAGTGAGGTCCCGGTACTTGCGCAATTCCGCGAACACCCTCCAGAAGAGCAGTCCCGTTGGGAAGCGCGCGCCATGACGGTAGAGCCGGCGGCAAACGACGAACCAGTGAAGCGAGACGTTCGCAGCCAATGACACTCCGAGCAGAATCATCAAACCGAGAAGATCCCGGTTCTGGGTGACGAACGTTGCCATACGCTACAGTGACTGCAAAAAGTCTGCCAATTCGCCGGCGTTCGGGCTCTTGGCAGTCCGTACATAGTAGCCGGACGTACCCACGCCCAGTTGCAGCGCGATTTCATTGTCCGCCCCGAGCAACTTGCCGAGGCAAAAACCGGCGTTGAAGTGGTCGCCCGCGCCCGTGCTGATGAGCGGTTTACCGACAAAGGGGCCGGTCACCATGACGACACCGTCTGCGGAAGCGGCCACCGCGTAGGCCCGCGGATGGACAACAATTCCAGAAGTTCGGATCTTCTCATGGATGAATTTCGCGACATCCTGGACCGCTTCTTCGCCTTCCTGCGCGCCCTTGTAGCCCAGCACTTCCCCAACGTGAAACGATTCCTTCTCATTGAGCCCGAGATAAACCTCGAAGTATTCCTGGAACCGGCCGATCAATTCCGTGGCCCTACGGATGTCGCGGGGATCGCGTTTTTCGGGGTCGGCCAGGTCGAAGAAAAATGTGTGGCGCGGCTGGGGCGGCATCTTGGGGCAGATTTCCGCAAGTACGCGCTCCCAGATCTCGCTCATGTACGGCAGCATCGTCCAATTCTGGAGCCCAACCAGGTTCGCGCCGACAAAGCATCGTTCGAGTTCGCTGCGACCCACGCGCTCGACGAGGTTTTCCCAGTTCACCTCGCCCAGCGAAGCATGTTTGCCCATCATGATTTTCCCGTCATCAAACTCCAACGCATCCGTGAAACCCGGCTCGGCGATGCTGTGGACGGTGGCGTGCCTTGCCAATTCGGCAAAGACGGGATGGAGGTTCGGGTAACCGAGATTGCCGATGTACGTCACGTGGGTGCCAAAGGTGGCCAGCGCGTTCGCCATGATCGGGCCGTTGCCGCCCAGTTTCACGCGCTCGACGATCAACTCGGCGTTGGCGCTCTTGCCCGCGGCGGCGCTGATGCGCGCCCCGAAGCTGGCGAGCGTGGGCACTCGCGTATATTTCTCCGCCGACTCGCGTTTATCGACCACGCTGATGATTTCGTCAACGAAGCCATCAAGACCAATCGTGATCTTCTTATCGACAAGCGTCTGTGCCTGGGAGTGCAGGATACCGGCGGCGCGGTGGGACAGTTTTCCCGCGCTCAATTCCTGTCCTCACGAAACCGGCGATGGGTTTGGGACTCAAGTTGCTGTGTAATCACGCCTGTTGTCTCTAACAAAAAAAAGTGGCCCGCTCAATCTCTTTCACGATCCCCTCAACAAGGCCTTGACCTTTTCCGCCTCGCTGCATACGCTCTGCAAGTCTTGTAACTGCGCGGCTTCGGAACAACGGGCGGGAGATTTTGGATTCGTGAGATCATGAAGAAACTCGACATCGGGCAGCGTGCGCCGGATTTCTCTTTACCCGGCGTGGACGGCAAGGACTACACGCTGAATTCATTCAAGGACAAGAAGGTCATCGTCGTGCTGTTCACCTGCAACCATTGCCCTTACGCCCAGGCCTACGAGGATCGCCTGATCAACATCCAGCGCGATTTCGATGCCAAAGGCGTCCAGTTCGTGGCCATCAATCCCAACGACTCGGCGGGCTATCCCGAGGACGGTTTCGAGAATATGGTCAAACGCGCCCAGAAAAAGCAATTTAACTTCCCCTACCTGCGCGATGAGGCGCAGCGTGTAGCGCGCGCTTATGGCGCCGAGTACACGCCCGAGGCTTTCGTGCTCAACGCCAAATATGAAGTGCGTTATATCGGCCGCGTGGATGACAACTGGCAGCACCCCGACAAGGCCCGCTCGCACGACCTGCGCGACGCCATCACCGCCGTGCTCGCCCACAAGAAGGTCGCCAACCCCGTCACCCACGCCATCGGTTGCACAATCAAGTGGAAGATGTAAATTGCTGTCGGTGGGACGATGGCATATCGACTCCTCATATTCCTGGTGAAGCTCGCGATCAACGCGCTGGCCCTGCTGGTCGTTGACGCAATGTTCCAGAACATCTGGTTCGACAACCAGCAGGCCACCATCGTTGCCGCCGTGGTTCTGGCGCTGGTGAACACCTACCTGCGCCCGCTCGTGGTCATCCTGACTTTGCCCATCAACATCCTCACGCTCGGCCTCTTCACGCTGGTCATCAACGCGCTGATGCTCAAGCTGGTCAGTTGGCTCATCCCGGCCTTCCACGTCGAGGGTTTCTGGACCGCCGTCGGCGGCGCGCTCGTCATCAGCATCGTCAGTTGCCTGCTGAACCTGTTCCTGCGCCCCGACCGCGTCCAGGTGCGTGTCTACCGCGCATGAAGAAATTCTCCGCGGTCATTTTCGATCTCGATGGGGTCATTGTCGACAGCGAGCCGCTGCACCAGAAGGCGTTTGAAGATCTGTTCGCGGAACTCGGACGGAAACATGATCACGGTGTCGTCTTTTCCGAGCACGTGGGACTTTCCGACCACTCGACGTTGCGCGCCTTCCTCAAAAAGACCGGATTGCAGCACGACCTGGAAGACCTGAACAAACGAAAGTTGAATTACTTCCTTCGCTACCTGCGGGAGCATCGTCCCATCTTCAAGGGCCTGCACGGCCTGATTCCCGAACTCGCAAAGCGCTACCAGCTCGGCGTCGCCACCAGCTCGCCGCATCAGGTGGCGGAAGTCGTCATGGAAATCTCCGGGCTGAAGTCCCACTTCGAAGCCATCATCGCTCGGGAAGATATCCGCTTTCCGAAACCCGACCCGGAAATCTATTTCACCGCCGCTCGAAAACTTGGTGTCCGACCCTCCAGCTGCTGTGTCATCGAGGACAGCACCCCCGGCATCCAGGCCGCGAAAATGGCCGGCATGACCGTCATCGGCCTCACCAGCAGCCTGCCGCCCGAAAAACTCAAGCGCGCCGACCTCATCGCTCGCGACTACGACGACGTTCGCAAGCTGCTTCTCTAGGAACCGATGGGATGCCAAACCGGCATCGGTATCGAAAACTCGGAGGCCACGAAACTGATGGAGGACAATTGTACTACCTGCG includes these proteins:
- a CDS encoding glutamate--tRNA ligase family protein is translated as MSFRVRYAPSPTGSPHIGGMRTALFNWLYARHTGGTFVLRIEDTDAARNTEQSLRANLDGLRWLGLDWDEGPEKGGPYGPYFQSQRAEIYRRRVSELMDKGLAYEREGAVWFKMAREPVVVDDLIAGRVVRQLNETEALNPDFVIVRSDGHPVFHFVNVVDDMEMKITHVIRGEDLLSNTPKHIALFRGFGVEPPQYAHLPMILNANGTKMSKSDPDLANVRLASLQTYVEDGYVPEAVRNYLCLLGWSPKDNREVMPIEEVVKLFDLPQILRNNARFDSTKLLWMNGEYIRALPLDRFAALARPFTGGRDDPKVLGLVKEKIKLLKELPDWINYFFTEDYPFDPEAVKKSCSAPQTSERLLKLADKFSAISVWDAASLEIALKALATEMGIKTGEFIHPCRVAVSGKSAGPSLYHMLEVLGRDRVLARLRRGAEKFRSEV
- a CDS encoding thioredoxin family protein, translating into MKKLDIGQRAPDFSLPGVDGKDYTLNSFKDKKVIVVLFTCNHCPYAQAYEDRLINIQRDFDAKGVQFVAINPNDSAGYPEDGFENMVKRAQKKQFNFPYLRDEAQRVARAYGAEYTPEAFVLNAKYEVRYIGRVDDNWQHPDKARSHDLRDAITAVLAHKKVANPVTHAIGCTIKWKM
- a CDS encoding HAD family phosphatase yields the protein MKKFSAVIFDLDGVIVDSEPLHQKAFEDLFAELGRKHDHGVVFSEHVGLSDHSTLRAFLKKTGLQHDLEDLNKRKLNYFLRYLREHRPIFKGLHGLIPELAKRYQLGVATSSPHQVAEVVMEISGLKSHFEAIIAREDIRFPKPDPEIYFTAARKLGVRPSSCCVIEDSTPGIQAAKMAGMTVIGLTSSLPPEKLKRADLIARDYDDVRKLLL
- the pgsA gene encoding CDP-diacylglycerol--glycerol-3-phosphate 3-phosphatidyltransferase; the encoded protein is MTLPNKITIARILLIPIFVWLALDYIRDYQKDQEHEWERVLAFTVFAVAAISDGVDGYIARRYHQKSELGTFLDPLADKMLLISALILLSIRFKDGTPFDQLPLWLPVLVVSRDVILLGGTVLIHMLAGHVTARPRIVGKCATFFQMITLGWVLLRVDRPSFEWPLYAAGFFTLVSGIWYIFDGVKQLGMHEQKTPAA
- a CDS encoding endonuclease domain-containing protein, giving the protein MKALRHNPTEAEKKLWSHLRNRQVLGAKFRRQQSFGPYILDFYCAELKLAIELDGGQHGGAKGIIQDEQRDEYLKQEGVTVLRFWNNQVFDEFEGVLNVIYVTLENCTPHPNPLPQGERGRHLLKNPS
- a CDS encoding phage holin family protein; this translates as MAYRLLIFLVKLAINALALLVVDAMFQNIWFDNQQATIVAAVVLALVNTYLRPLVVILTLPINILTLGLFTLVINALMLKLVSWLIPAFHVEGFWTAVGGALVISIVSCLLNLFLRPDRVQVRVYRA
- a CDS encoding PfkB family carbohydrate kinase, whose protein sequence is MSAGKLSHRAAGILHSQAQTLVDKKITIGLDGFVDEIISVVDKRESAEKYTRVPTLASFGARISAAAGKSANAELIVERVKLGGNGPIMANALATFGTHVTYIGNLGYPNLHPVFAELARHATVHSIAEPGFTDALEFDDGKIMMGKHASLGEVNWENLVERVGRSELERCFVGANLVGLQNWTMLPYMSEIWERVLAEICPKMPPQPRHTFFFDLADPEKRDPRDIRRATELIGRFQEYFEVYLGLNEKESFHVGEVLGYKGAQEGEEAVQDVAKFIHEKIRTSGIVVHPRAYAVAASADGVVMVTGPFVGKPLISTGAGDHFNAGFCLGKLLGADNEIALQLGVGTSGYYVRTAKSPNAGELADFLQSL
- a CDS encoding BMP family ABC transporter substrate-binding protein, encoding MRTFPEAGLRKCGRTTLLWMAVLGFALPSAFADFKVGLVLDRGGKDDKSFNASAYEGAMRAKKEQGITLKYVEASDDNAFEPLLRAFAQKDYDLIIGIGFAQKEAIKKIAAQFPEKHFAIVDADVNAPNVRSLLFEEHEGAYIVGAIAALTSKTGKVGFVGGMDVPLIRRFEMGYEAGAKKINPQATVTANYCGVTSAAWNNPPKGKELAMVQYDGGVDVIFAAAGASGFGVFDAAEEKKKLAIGCDSNQDWTKPGVILTSMLKRVDLAVFTTIAEAKAGKFTAGAKRFGLADKGVDYSIDQYNEKILAESVRKRADELKAEIIAGKIVVPDYYKK